Genomic DNA from Brassica rapa cultivar Chiifu-401-42 chromosome A04, CAAS_Brap_v3.01, whole genome shotgun sequence:
CGTTTAGCTAAAAAACCAAAATGGCAACTGGTGTATCATATACTAACTCATGGCCTTATTGATTATGTTTGCATGTATATCTAAGCCGTTGAACATGATGACATACTTGTACTAGTAGGCCTTTTCATACATTAATATACTCTGTTATTATTGTCTTTTGATATTTCGTACATTGGTTATTCACTTATTTGGTTAGAGTAGACGTATAGCTGATATCTGGGTATTTGTAATCCGGTATTTGTAATCCGCGCTATCTCAATTTATGATTTGTTTGCTCCACCATTATGTAGGTATTTAGTGTTTGAATATTCGATAAAGTTTTGGTATTTTTAGCCggatatcttatatatttcttataaataaataaatttcagGAGTGAAAAGCTacaataaatgtaaaaaataatatttcattataaattataaattttgttttcttttaaatatttaatacctaaataattaatgtaatgaataaaaatattgtaaaaattgcagtaataaaatttatacaattatttatatacacacatatatatacatatatattagacagtaaattttgttttggtaTTAGAGTTACCTATATTAGGATTTCTTAGATCAAATCTAAAAATACAACAAATCAAACTAAATATCAGGGATGTAATACCTGCCCCTAATATAGACTAACACAAAACTATTATTGAACGTGAGAGTCAACGAGGCGATGTTTTTTCAGCAAGAGGAAAGGGTAAAACTATAATTTCAATAAACCAAATACAAAGGTCAATGCAAAGATAAGCTTAGTTTCAGCTTATATAAACACGATCGTAAATCTATAATTCAACAAACTCTTCGTTTCGTTTTTTCATTTCTCAACCAAAGCGCACACACACgcaaaaagtgttttttttttcgagaaaccaaatcaaatcaaatggaaaaggaaagagagatagagatgatcaacaagatGGCAAGCTGCTTGATTTATCTATCAAAGGCTCACCAACACGACACCAAAAGCCGCGTTTTCGCGTGCAAGACATGCAACAAGGAGTTCCCGTCGTTCCAAGCCTTGGGAGGCCACCGAGCAAGCCACCGCAGATCGGCTGCGCTTGAAGGCCACGCACCTCCTTCTCCCAAGAGAGTCAAACCGGTGAAACACGAGTGTCCTATATGCGGTGCCGAGTTCGCCGTAGGGCAAGCCTTGGGTGGTCACATGCGGAAGCatagaggaggaggaggtagCCGAAGCTTGGCACCAGCGCCGGTGACTATGAAGAAATCCGGCGGCGGTAATGGGAAAAGGGTCTTGTGTATGGATTTGAACTTGACGCCGGGAGAGAATGATGATTTGAAGTTGGAGCTTGGGATGTTGTGATTTACTGATCTTTTTACCTTTTCTTCTTTTGTGGGTTTATACTTGTGTAGAGatatgttattttgttttattttaggaCTCCAGTAGTTTTGTATAAAGAACTTTATGGTACTGTTATTTATagacatatatacatattatctATATATTGTCGAGTTATTACAATTAAAGAACTAATATATAGGTCTGCTAAATCTTTTTGTTGAATTATTTTTGGGGTATCGTCAAATATTTGGGAATGAAAAtacagtataacctctttaaattaatactatataaattaatatacactaaaaatttctataaaataatataattttatagtctcaaattgagtttttggtttaattaatatatcgataaattaatatctctatataaattaataaaaaaattatagttttggtgtagtctcaactttattaatttataaaggtttCACACTGTATGTTTAGTATGTTTTTGTAAGAAAACACGGCAGGTTTAGATTGTTAGTTAATAGAGTGATTGTGATTTAGTGATTGTTTTGTTAGTAGTAAAGCTTCCAATGACAAAGATCTATTTTTGTCAGTGATCAACCAATTTTTAAATCGACTATGGAAAAACTCAAATCCAAGTCTCTAATTCCAGAATAAGTTTATCATCGCTAAATCATTATAAATAGGTGCGTTCtataaacaaaccaaaaaggATTTTTCCATAAGCAGAAGTGCATCTTGGTTTTGTTATTTGTCTATAAATAGAACATCtcagtttttttatttgtctATACATAGGACATTTAGTTCTGTTTTAACGCTTGGTATATATCGTACTCCACTTACCAAATATCTGCTAAAAGCTATTGGGACAAAAGAAAAGTCATGTACAGTACTATACTagaaatttcaatattttatttcgtTAACGCTATGACTTTTTGGTTTACAGAAATTGACTGATtagtatttcaaaatttatgtcaTTGTCATGGAGAATCAAAGTATCCAgataaaataaatctcaactAAAATGAGTCGATGGTGATAAATGTTTGTGTGGAACGAAAGATATGATAAAGAATAAGCAAGTGTTTGTAGTTTAGTGGTCGTAGTCATGTAGAAGATTGATTTTCGCTAGATGTACTTTTCTTGTTATCTAACCAACGCATAATTTATATAGAGTTTGCATATTTCAATTAGTAGGATGTAAGGATGAATATTCATGCGATGAAATGCATCGATACCAGTTTGTTGCAATGATTGGACCTATTGGAAGTTTGTAGTGCCACTACAGTAGTGGTGTAGTACTTTCTTGTAAATTTGAAGAGAGAAACCAAGTTTCAGCGTAAGTACTTAATAAGTAATATTAAGATGGCAACCATCCTAGCTAGCCAGGAATATATAGGCTACGATCCCCTATTAATTACCTGGTGATCAGACAAAACTGTCTAGAGACTATCAATTTcattaatttacaaaagtttttttttttttttttagaaagggcttttaatttacaaaaatattttaaaccacATGTGGTATGTGGATAATGGAATTAGCTGTttgacatttaaaaaaataccatCAAACAGAATCGACGAAGTAACAACAATTCAAATTAATAAGAGAAGCCCAAAGTAGAAAATGACCTTTAAAGTTTGTCAAGAAAAGTTTTAGAATCAATTGATAATAACGATAATTTCTTGATCAAATAGTACTCcagtatataattttaaactgaATAGTCTTCAACAAATTTTCAGAACTATCATTTTCACCATTGTCACTATGAAACAATGATGGGGCCTATGCAACTAATTAATGGTTGGAAGCAAGGAATCATATTTCGTGGTGATTTGGTTTTAGAAAAATGTTTTGGTTTGTTTCGTTGTGAAGATGACAATGATGTATAAGTTTGTCTTTAGTTTCCCGGCATAAAGTGTTCATACATGGAATCAGGCTTGTAAGACGAACTGCTAGTTGAATTGGTGATTGGGGCTGTTCCTTAATCCATCTAGATGAATCTCGATGGAGATAAGATTTTTATTCTTCTACCCATTAAAAGTGCAAGTCATCCGAATAGTTCActtagataaatttttaaatttatgtttaattttgaaaatcagCTGTTTAATCCAATTTGAACTATGTTTCTGCCAAAATTGGATAATGTTTATTATATTCCTAATATAATTGACAAATTACAAACCTAACCTAATATCATTTTGTCACTCACGAAAAATTACAAAACCGCAAAATtcatttttccgcaaaaactataaaatcattttctcgtcaaaaccaaaaaaaaaaattcgtcaaaaccaaaaaaaatttgttttctcacccccccccccccccccccaaaaaaaaaacgaaaaatcttgtttttttgttgCAAAAACTAGAAAATCTTGTTTCCCATCAAAACAAGAAAATCTTGTTTTCATGTCAAAACTGAAAATCACTTTTTTTCCGCCAAACTTGAAAAATCTCGCTTTCCCGctgaagcaaaaaaaatatgttttcccgCAAAGCTAAAAAACTTGATTTCCCgtaaaaaaatcacatttttttgccaaaatcgaaaaatctcgttttcccgtaaaaccaaaaaaactcattttctaACCAACAAATTTCCATTTTCcagcaaaaccaaaaaatctaattttaaaataattttattgtgaatataatttagactaaataataaaactcaatatattaaaattaatatcaaatataTGATTAAACTCATCTAgatggaaatgaaaataaagaaacgaACATAAATCCATCGAGATGATTCATCCATATGAGCCTTTTGGATGGACAAACAAATAGTctcataaaatttaaatagatCATCTAGATAGATTATACAGATGGATCAGCTGGATGGATATGCCAAATGGTGAAATGAACATCCCCATTCAGATAAATTTACAGCAGCCTCCACTAATGTCCAACCTGTAATATTCtatccaaaatataaaagtCGAAGTCCTTTATGCATGTCTTGGTCGAGTTTGGATACTCTAAAAGCAACtgtatcccctatatattatttgagaaacattacaacttttttttgtagccacatgtcatcactaagatgattcttagaatcattagagaaatatgttggtccatctaattttataataaggttttttattaaactaacaataaattcattattaatgtacttcattatttccttaaataaaatttacagaattacctaatgtggctaaagtatatatgacaattaataattttgaataataaagatttgataaaaattagtgtatcttctatcatattggtttaattttaaactattaaataaattaaacaatcacaataaccatataataaaaaatttagatttttctgtaaatgttatattttgaattttggaaaacgactataaattactaaaactgttaaaagtctcacattcaaatgattacaaaattatataagtaaaaagtataatttaattaattattaagattgatatatatatatatatatatcgttttaaattaaactataaaccatataaaatacataaatcttttagtttcaaaatttactttgaacaattttttggtaaaagttttgaacgaacattgacaacttatttttttaaattataaattattaaaactattaatttcacaatgaaaattttgttatcagtaatttaaaatttttctataaaagatacaaatgatcaaaaaaaaattatatgagtagaaatcatcatttaatagacattaatattaaaaatatactaaaatatactatgtatgttagtatcatttaaatttgattacatatcctatcaaatattaaaaaaaattggattaataaaattgatttatattttcagaccaatttaattatatatttaatagttactgacttttaatgattcaatatatatttattatttcataatatgtaaaaatatttaatacatcaaataatttttatatataatgttcatcccgcgcaaggcgcagatcttaacctagtagaCAATTAATTGTTATGTTAGTTAGTCGTATAGTTTGCGACGAACAATCCTTTCTGCATTTCTTGGTCGAGTACTTGGATTCCGAACGAAGTCAAAACTGAAGATTAAGACTTAGTAAGACGTCATAACGGCAACGAAATCGCAACGGAAGTTGTGTCAATGGTTGAAACCTAAAACCGGTAACTCCGTTTGAGTAAGGGTATGACTgcttttcccgctaccacccgcaaacgcagcttttgcggttggtagcggttgctggcgttttgcaacaatcgttcaaaccgctctaaaccgcttcaaatcgctccaaatcgctctgaacctcataaattcaaaagctggttccaactagcgtttgcggttgcgggcgtttgcgggaagataaaaaaaaattattttttttccaaaacaatataaatacaaaaataaaaaaattcaataaaaaaattaaattgaaattataaaaatgctaaaatatatcaattaaattttaattaatattataaaactttaaaataaaaatattttctatatttttaaaaaatttaaactataactttctaaatataaattttatatttattataatattattatttttgaaatttttataattgtataaaatgtaaatattattaatttattatttaactgctgctgcatttggtagttaaccagtcataagtatcccgcaaacgcacaaatttctaaccgcagaaccagtcgtacaaatctcttaaaaccgctagaaaccgcaaccacccgcatccgcaaactcccgcaaccgcaaccgcaaccgctgcggttaaaccagtcagaccctaagtGTAGTAAGTGGCGGAGGCATCAAAATGTTTTAGAGGGGTCAAATTgataacaaatgtattttgcaGGGGTCAGTAAGCCAAATTCATCATATTTTGCAGGGATCAATAAGCCAAATTCATTATATTTCTTTGGAAAtgcaagtaaaaaaaaaaagtatgcaAAAAATCACATAGGTAATTTGACCACCGTGATATCACATTGGCTGCCACTGAGtgtagtgaagaaactgagatTTTGGAGTCGAGTTGAAAATGAAAATCTGCATGTCCTATGCAACATATTTCTCTTCTTTCCTCCACATAATTATTCAATATGGATCTCttcaatttataaataaattttttttctgcAACTgggtt
This window encodes:
- the LOC103864912 gene encoding zinc finger protein ZAT12; protein product: MEKEREIEMINKMASCLIYLSKAHQHDTKSRVFACKTCNKEFPSFQALGGHRASHRRSAALEGHAPPSPKRVKPVKHECPICGAEFAVGQALGGHMRKHRGGGGSRSLAPAPVTMKKSGGGNGKRVLCMDLNLTPGENDDLKLELGML